The Nocardioides sp. S-1144 genome includes a region encoding these proteins:
- a CDS encoding spermidine synthase, which produces MIQRAVVATEHPGAFRVVVDGHDQSHVDLADPTRLAFDYVRRMGDVLDAVAPAGAPVRVVHVGGAGLTLPRYVAATRPGSPQVVLEPDEELTALVREELPLPRRSGIKVRPVDGLAGVAALRDGHAEVVVVDAYAGGVVPDELTAAPFLHDLARVLAPGGVVLLNLADRAPFARGREAVAGLRAAVGRVVLSAEPATLRGRRAGNLLLVAGTGPALDGLLATLQRSAATSAAPYRVLDERQVSDGFGGGRVRTGPG; this is translated from the coding sequence GTGATCCAGCGCGCGGTCGTCGCCACCGAGCACCCCGGCGCGTTCCGGGTCGTCGTCGACGGACACGACCAGTCGCACGTCGACCTGGCCGACCCGACCCGGCTCGCCTTCGACTACGTGCGCCGGATGGGCGACGTCCTCGACGCCGTCGCCCCGGCCGGGGCGCCGGTGCGGGTGGTGCACGTCGGCGGCGCCGGGCTGACCCTGCCGCGCTACGTCGCCGCGACCCGGCCGGGCTCGCCGCAGGTCGTGCTGGAGCCGGACGAGGAGCTCACGGCGCTGGTGCGCGAGGAGCTGCCGCTGCCGCGCCGCAGCGGCATCAAGGTGCGCCCCGTCGACGGGCTCGCCGGCGTCGCCGCCCTGCGCGACGGCCACGCCGAGGTCGTGGTCGTCGACGCCTACGCCGGCGGCGTGGTGCCCGACGAGCTGACGGCGGCGCCGTTCCTGCACGACCTCGCCCGCGTCCTGGCGCCCGGGGGAGTGGTGCTGCTCAACCTGGCCGACCGTGCGCCGTTCGCCCGCGGCCGCGAGGCGGTGGCCGGGCTGCGGGCCGCGGTGGGCCGGGTCGTGCTGAGCGCGGAGCCTGCCACCCTGCGCGGGCGGCGCGCGGGCAACCTGCTGCTGGTCGCCGGGACCGGCCCCGCCCTCGACGGGCTGCTCGCGACGCTCCAGCGCAGTGCGGCGACGTCGGCCGCGCCGTACCGGGTGCTCGACGAGCGTCAGGTCAGCGACGGCTTCGGCGGCGGACGGGTCAGGACCGGACCCGGCTGA
- a CDS encoding DUF1330 domain-containing protein has protein sequence MTAYWISTYLEVKDEEKLRAYAELAGPALQAAGATFLARSTAAEAYEAGRLERSVLIEFANLDAARAAHDSPAYQEALVALGDGAVRDLRIVEGVEPATPVDRP, from the coding sequence ATGACTGCCTACTGGATCAGCACCTACCTCGAGGTCAAGGACGAGGAGAAGCTGCGCGCCTACGCCGAGCTCGCCGGCCCCGCCCTGCAGGCCGCCGGGGCGACCTTCCTCGCGCGCTCGACGGCGGCCGAGGCCTACGAGGCCGGCCGCCTCGAGCGCTCGGTGCTCATCGAGTTCGCCAACCTCGACGCGGCCCGGGCCGCCCACGACAGCCCGGCCTACCAGGAGGCGCTCGTGGCGCTGGGCGACGGCGCCGTGCGCGACCTGCGCATCGTCGAGGGCGTCGAGCCCGCCACCCCGGTCGACCGCCCGTGA
- a CDS encoding enoyl-CoA hydratase, with protein MTRRPSTQETDVDGVLGVRRDGPVSVLTLRRPERRNALDLTLCRALTAASGAEVAAGARALVVTGEGSSFCAGADLTGVYGDEFLDALYGMLHGPEGLTALPVPVVAAVNGPAIGGGTQLAMACDLRVAGAAARFAVPTPRNAMAVDAWTIRTLASLAGGGVARRLLVAAETVDRDQALACGLADRSGDVADAVAWAHELAALAPLAIAHNKAVLNGADDDVVAAGFAACWASDDVREGAAARAEKRPPVFAGR; from the coding sequence GTGACCAGACGCCCCTCGACGCAGGAGACCGACGTCGACGGGGTGCTCGGCGTGCGCCGCGACGGGCCGGTCTCGGTGCTCACCCTGCGCCGGCCCGAGCGCCGCAACGCCCTCGACCTGACGCTGTGCCGCGCCCTCACCGCCGCGTCGGGGGCCGAGGTCGCGGCCGGCGCCCGGGCCCTCGTCGTCACCGGTGAGGGCTCGTCGTTCTGCGCGGGCGCCGACCTCACCGGGGTCTACGGCGATGAGTTCCTCGACGCGCTGTACGGCATGCTCCACGGCCCCGAGGGCCTGACCGCGCTGCCGGTGCCGGTGGTCGCGGCCGTGAACGGTCCCGCCATCGGGGGCGGCACCCAGCTCGCGATGGCCTGCGACCTCCGCGTCGCCGGAGCCGCCGCCCGCTTCGCCGTCCCGACGCCGCGCAACGCGATGGCCGTCGACGCCTGGACGATCCGCACCCTCGCCTCGCTCGCCGGGGGCGGGGTCGCGCGCCGCCTGCTGGTGGCCGCCGAGACGGTCGACCGCGACCAGGCGCTGGCGTGCGGGCTCGCCGACCGGTCCGGCGACGTGGCGGACGCCGTCGCGTGGGCCCACGAGCTCGCCGCCCTGGCACCCCTGGCGATCGCGCACAACAAGGCGGTGCTCAACGGCGCCGACGACGACGTCGTCGCGGCCGGCTTCGCCGCGTGCTGGGCCAGCGACGACGTCCGCGAGGGCGCCGCGGCGCGGGCCGAGAAGCGGCCGCCGGTCTTCGCCGGGCGCTGA
- a CDS encoding N-acetylmuramoyl-L-alanine amidase, with the protein MGTHLSRRHFLLSSGVAAAAVPLAGAGGPAVAAAAPRVRVDTHPVFDRAGRAHGVPPAVLAALSHAQTRWQDHDGRPSSSLGYGPMHLVDGAAAARARSRVGKDAGSTPAVLDTLGDAVRVSGIGVDAVRSDPAANIRATAALLADHQRRAGRPVGVDTDPAQWFATVAAASGFATAAGQLDVADTVVATLRSGGRVEMADGSRLFLPASRETAVPERQRAPLRKRAALARRERDRDGTESPRGLDVEWIPAPYEQYGVGPGDYGNHDLADRPRSPRITHLVVHDTEGEWEGVLDLVTDPTYVSWQYSLRSADGHIAQHALAKDVCWHAGNWYMNMHSIGLEHEGFAAQGAPWYSEAMYRTSAALVRHLARKHDIPLDRAHVIGHDQVPGTTTATIPGMHWDPGPFWDWEHYFDLLRAPLYRGTSRRRAQRGDVVRILPGFVGNQQPVTGATPAGPRDTNFVTVRVAPAPDAALVNDLGLHQSGQPATTEVSDISARATAGTEYVVADVDGDWTAIWFLGTVGWFLNPRRHPTARVVQHPVGRVRPKRGTTAKVYGRAYPEAEAYADPADVQAVSPLLYVLGEGQMYAVGDLDPVTDYYKAKTFSLDTPGDHVNTVGRDRYVQINIGHRIAFVRRAEVDVLR; encoded by the coding sequence GTGGGCACCCATCTCAGTCGTCGTCACTTTCTGCTCTCCTCGGGCGTCGCCGCCGCGGCCGTCCCGCTGGCCGGCGCCGGTGGCCCGGCCGTCGCCGCCGCGGCGCCGCGGGTGCGGGTCGACACCCACCCGGTCTTCGACCGCGCCGGCCGGGCCCACGGCGTCCCGCCGGCCGTGCTCGCCGCGCTGAGCCACGCCCAGACGCGGTGGCAGGACCACGACGGCCGGCCGAGCTCCTCGCTCGGCTACGGACCGATGCACCTCGTCGACGGCGCCGCCGCGGCCCGGGCCCGCAGCCGGGTCGGCAAGGACGCCGGGTCGACCCCGGCCGTGCTCGACACCCTCGGCGACGCCGTCCGCGTCTCCGGGATCGGTGTCGACGCCGTCCGTTCCGACCCCGCGGCCAACATCCGCGCGACCGCGGCCCTGCTCGCCGACCACCAGCGCCGGGCCGGTCGCCCGGTGGGCGTCGACACCGATCCCGCGCAGTGGTTCGCCACCGTCGCCGCGGCCAGCGGCTTCGCGACCGCGGCCGGCCAGCTCGACGTCGCCGACACCGTCGTGGCCACGCTGCGCTCGGGCGGCCGGGTCGAGATGGCCGACGGGTCCCGCCTCTTCCTCCCGGCGAGCCGGGAGACCGCCGTCCCCGAGCGGCAGCGCGCGCCCCTGCGCAAGCGCGCGGCCCTCGCCCGCCGCGAGCGCGACCGCGACGGCACCGAGTCGCCGCGCGGGCTCGACGTCGAGTGGATCCCGGCGCCCTACGAGCAGTACGGCGTGGGGCCCGGCGACTACGGCAACCACGACCTCGCCGACCGCCCGCGCTCCCCGAGGATCACCCACCTCGTCGTCCACGACACCGAGGGCGAGTGGGAGGGCGTGCTCGACCTCGTCACCGACCCGACCTACGTGTCGTGGCAGTACTCGCTGCGCTCGGCCGACGGTCACATCGCCCAGCACGCGCTGGCCAAGGACGTCTGCTGGCACGCCGGCAACTGGTACATGAACATGCACTCGATCGGCCTCGAGCACGAGGGCTTCGCCGCCCAGGGCGCGCCCTGGTACTCCGAGGCGATGTACCGGACGTCGGCCGCGCTGGTGCGTCACCTGGCCAGGAAGCACGACATCCCGCTGGACCGCGCCCACGTGATCGGCCACGACCAGGTGCCCGGCACCACGACCGCGACCATCCCCGGCATGCACTGGGACCCGGGCCCGTTCTGGGACTGGGAGCACTACTTCGACCTGCTCCGCGCGCCCCTGTACCGCGGCACGTCCCGGCGTCGCGCCCAGCGGGGCGACGTCGTCCGGATCCTGCCCGGCTTCGTGGGCAACCAGCAGCCGGTCACCGGCGCCACCCCCGCCGGGCCGCGCGACACCAACTTCGTCACCGTGCGCGTCGCCCCGGCGCCCGACGCCGCGCTCGTCAACGACCTCGGCCTGCACCAGAGCGGTCAGCCCGCGACGACCGAGGTCTCCGACATCAGCGCCCGGGCCACCGCCGGCACCGAGTACGTCGTCGCCGACGTCGACGGCGACTGGACCGCGATCTGGTTCCTCGGCACCGTCGGCTGGTTCCTCAACCCGCGGCGGCACCCGACGGCGCGGGTCGTGCAGCACCCGGTCGGGCGGGTCCGGCCCAAGCGCGGCACCACCGCGAAGGTCTACGGCCGCGCCTACCCGGAGGCGGAGGCCTACGCCGACCCCGCCGACGTGCAGGCCGTCTCGCCGCTGCTCTACGTGCTCGGCGAGGGGCAGATGTACGCCGTCGGCGACCTCGACCCGGTCACCGACTACTACAAGGCCAAGACGTTCTCGCTCGACACCCCGGGCGACCACGTCAACACCGTCGGGCGCGACCGGTACGTGCAGATCAACATCGGCCACCGGATCGCCTTCGTGCGCCGCGCGGAGGTCGACGTCCTGCGCTGA
- a CDS encoding metallophosphoesterase family protein produces the protein MRRALIIARRLAVCVVVAGLLGLPLALSWAVTHTEVTQQIGTSPTTFTLSTQGHSEVRLGIAGTVYLPISSGPVGVVATVDGPGDPGAGDGDLAAYVRPEMLQLYTGLFHDPEAAVDEYVSLVEDELRSQLFRATAFVAGLGGLALFALHELLPVRLTRGTRRDAVRIGLSGALVLAMTSGLAVVQLRGSDGGRGPTTGVYALSALDGTPAAGSTTDSPVLRALLGGAISRAQVLVDRQEADERSYRANAEAGLDDQQDLMVGPEEGELAVMMQSDMHCNTTMIRLQRRVFSMLSDTYGTDDRPVPSLLAIAGDLTTNGTAAEGVCIRTEADISGDAPIAAISGNHESDVSEEQMGDAGMEVLDGSVVELGGFRLLGDGDPSRSELFGATRQRGDETQAGQGERLRGVAEDADDEPDLLVVHEGYAAQAFLGIDSVTRFLDEATGDLTTPVEDDVDDVPASAVFYGHWHNDREPRVVWNDDGTWTLVMELNTSGGAVDTPTINNFSTPWSSPQQVATFPVLFLDEDTRLVTGYQLYRFETDGTVTVEPRVEVGAAPTD, from the coding sequence ATGCGCCGGGCCCTGATCATCGCGCGCCGGCTCGCCGTCTGCGTGGTGGTCGCCGGGCTGCTCGGCCTCCCGCTGGCCCTGTCCTGGGCGGTGACGCACACCGAGGTCACCCAGCAGATCGGGACGTCGCCGACGACGTTCACGCTCTCGACGCAGGGCCACAGCGAGGTCCGGCTCGGGATCGCGGGCACCGTCTACCTGCCGATCTCCTCGGGGCCGGTCGGGGTGGTCGCGACCGTCGACGGGCCCGGCGACCCCGGGGCCGGCGACGGGGACCTCGCGGCCTACGTGCGACCCGAGATGCTCCAGCTCTACACCGGGCTCTTCCACGACCCCGAGGCCGCCGTCGACGAGTACGTCTCGCTCGTGGAGGACGAGCTGCGCTCGCAGCTGTTCAGGGCGACGGCGTTCGTGGCCGGGCTCGGCGGCCTGGCCCTCTTCGCCCTGCACGAGCTGCTGCCGGTGCGGCTGACCCGCGGCACCCGCCGCGACGCCGTCCGGATCGGGCTGTCCGGGGCCCTGGTGCTGGCGATGACGTCGGGGCTGGCCGTGGTGCAGCTGCGCGGGTCGGACGGCGGCCGTGGACCCACCACCGGCGTCTACGCCCTCTCCGCCCTCGACGGCACGCCCGCGGCCGGGTCGACCACCGACAGCCCCGTGCTGCGTGCCCTCCTGGGTGGCGCGATCTCGCGCGCCCAGGTGCTGGTCGACCGCCAGGAGGCCGACGAGCGGTCGTACCGCGCGAACGCCGAGGCGGGCCTCGACGACCAGCAGGACCTCATGGTCGGACCGGAGGAGGGTGAGCTGGCGGTGATGATGCAGTCCGACATGCACTGCAACACCACGATGATCCGCCTCCAGCGCCGGGTGTTCTCGATGCTCTCCGACACCTACGGCACCGACGACCGCCCGGTCCCCTCGCTGCTGGCGATCGCCGGCGACCTGACCACCAACGGCACCGCCGCCGAGGGCGTCTGCATCCGCACCGAGGCCGACATCTCCGGGGACGCGCCGATCGCGGCGATCTCCGGCAACCACGAGTCCGACGTCAGCGAGGAGCAGATGGGCGACGCCGGGATGGAGGTCCTCGACGGCTCCGTCGTCGAGCTCGGCGGGTTCCGGCTGCTCGGCGACGGCGACCCGTCCCGCTCCGAGCTGTTCGGCGCGACCCGGCAGCGCGGCGACGAGACCCAGGCCGGCCAGGGCGAGCGGCTGCGCGGCGTGGCCGAGGACGCCGACGACGAGCCCGACCTCCTCGTGGTGCACGAGGGGTACGCCGCGCAGGCGTTCCTCGGCATCGACTCCGTGACCCGGTTCCTCGACGAGGCGACCGGCGACCTGACCACCCCCGTCGAGGACGACGTCGACGACGTCCCGGCCTCCGCGGTCTTCTACGGGCACTGGCACAACGACCGCGAGCCCCGGGTCGTCTGGAACGACGACGGCACGTGGACGCTGGTGATGGAGCTCAACACCAGCGGCGGCGCCGTCGACACCCCCACCATCAACAACTTCTCGACGCCCTGGTCGAGCCCCCAGCAGGTCGCGACCTTCCCGGTGCTCTTCCTCGACGAGGACACCCGGCTGGTCACCGGCTACCAGCTCTACCGCTTCGAGACCGACGGCACCGTGACGGTCGAGCCGCGGGTCGAGGTCGGGGCGGCGCCGACCGACTGA
- a CDS encoding CPBP family intramembrane glutamic endopeptidase → MTSVIAPQPDGWSLTPGRGPMPGRGLLVAELVIVLALSLGKSGLYAAVRLVAAATAPGGIAGQTTTMNSSYAPERPWLDLTYQLMAIAFAVVPVALAGYLLVRSGTGLRDVWFRGAGWGDLPRGAAIAAGVGSVGLAFYLVMHALGLNLTVVAAGLDTSVWWHVPVLVLSALENAVLEEFVVLGYVLVRLRQLGFGATSAIVLAAVLRGSYHLYQGVGGFVGNLVMGLLFGWLYQRWGRVTPLVVAHTLLDVGAFVGYAVLAGQVSWLPT, encoded by the coding sequence GTGACCTCCGTGATCGCCCCCCAGCCGGACGGCTGGTCGCTGACCCCCGGGCGCGGGCCGATGCCGGGCCGCGGGCTGCTGGTCGCCGAGCTGGTGATCGTGCTCGCGCTGTCGCTGGGCAAGTCCGGCCTGTACGCCGCCGTCCGGCTGGTCGCGGCCGCGACGGCGCCGGGCGGGATCGCCGGTCAGACCACGACGATGAACTCCTCCTACGCCCCCGAGCGGCCGTGGCTCGACCTGACCTACCAGCTGATGGCGATCGCCTTCGCGGTCGTGCCGGTGGCCCTGGCCGGCTACCTGCTGGTGCGCTCGGGGACCGGCCTGCGCGACGTGTGGTTCCGCGGCGCGGGGTGGGGCGACCTGCCCCGGGGGGCGGCGATCGCGGCCGGGGTGGGGTCGGTCGGGCTCGCCTTCTACCTGGTGATGCACGCCCTCGGGCTGAACCTGACCGTCGTCGCGGCCGGTCTCGACACCTCGGTGTGGTGGCACGTGCCGGTGCTGGTGCTCTCGGCGCTCGAGAACGCCGTCCTGGAGGAGTTCGTCGTCCTGGGCTACGTGCTGGTCCGGCTGCGCCAGCTCGGGTTCGGCGCCACCAGCGCGATCGTGCTGGCCGCGGTGCTGCGCGGCAGCTACCACCTCTACCAGGGCGTCGGCGGGTTCGTCGGCAACCTGGTGATGGGCCTGCTCTTCGGCTGGCTCTACCAGCGCTGGGGCCGCGTGACGCCGCTGGTCGTCGCCCACACCCTGCTCGACGTCGGGGCCTTCGTCGGCTACGCCGTCCTGGCCGGCCAGGTCTCCTGGCTGCCGACCTGA
- a CDS encoding ABC-F family ATP-binding cassette domain-containing protein: MSATLVAKDLSGGHGHRVLFEGLDLTVAPGDVVGVVGANGAGKSTLLRLLAGAATPFAGTVAAAPQDAFVGWLPQEHERVPGESVATYLARRTGAAEATAAMEATAAALGSDVPGADDAYGVAFDRWMSSGAADLDDRVGPVLADLGLDVGPSAAMTSLSGGQAARVALAALLLSRFDVVLLDEPTNDLDLDGLARLEAFVQGLRGGVVLVSHDREFLARCVTRIVELDLAQHQVAVHDGGYESYLQEREVARRHAREAYEEYAGTRADLVSRARTQREWSSQGVRNAMRKSPDNDKIRRRAATESSEKQAQKVRQMESRIARLEEVEEPRKEWVLQFDIAAAPRSSSVVATLNEATRTLGDFTLGPVSVQVSAGDRVGITGPNGAGKTTLLRLLLGEDPPDSGSASLGASVAVGVIDQARTGLPDDVPLGTAFETAVPELTQAEVRTLLAKFGLRADQVTSLVGRLSPGERTRAAMALLQARGVNLLVLDEPTNHLDLPAIEQLEQALDSYDGSLLLVSHDRRLLQNVRLDQRWQVTAGRVTGS, encoded by the coding sequence GTGAGTGCCACCCTCGTCGCCAAGGACCTCTCCGGCGGGCACGGGCACCGCGTCCTGTTCGAGGGGCTCGACCTCACGGTCGCCCCCGGCGACGTCGTCGGCGTCGTCGGCGCCAACGGCGCGGGCAAGTCGACGCTGCTGCGGCTCCTGGCCGGCGCGGCGACGCCGTTCGCGGGCACCGTCGCCGCGGCACCGCAGGACGCGTTCGTCGGCTGGCTGCCGCAGGAGCACGAGCGGGTCCCGGGCGAGAGCGTCGCGACCTACCTCGCCCGGCGCACCGGCGCCGCCGAGGCCACCGCCGCCATGGAGGCGACCGCCGCGGCCCTGGGCAGCGACGTGCCGGGGGCCGACGACGCCTACGGCGTCGCGTTCGACCGGTGGATGAGCAGCGGCGCGGCCGACCTCGACGACCGCGTCGGCCCGGTGCTCGCCGACCTCGGGCTGGACGTCGGCCCGTCGGCCGCGATGACGTCGCTGTCCGGGGGCCAGGCCGCCCGGGTGGCGCTGGCGGCGCTGCTGCTGAGCCGCTTCGACGTCGTCCTGCTCGACGAGCCGACCAACGACCTCGACCTCGACGGCCTCGCGCGCCTCGAGGCGTTCGTGCAGGGGCTGCGCGGCGGCGTCGTCCTGGTCTCGCACGACCGCGAGTTCCTGGCCCGGTGCGTCACCCGGATCGTCGAGCTCGACCTCGCCCAGCACCAGGTCGCCGTCCACGACGGCGGCTACGAGTCCTACCTCCAGGAGCGCGAGGTGGCCCGCCGGCACGCCCGCGAGGCCTACGAGGAGTACGCCGGGACCCGGGCCGACCTCGTCTCCCGGGCCCGCACGCAGCGCGAGTGGAGCTCGCAGGGCGTGCGCAACGCGATGCGCAAGAGCCCCGACAACGACAAGATCCGGCGTCGCGCGGCGACCGAGTCCTCGGAGAAGCAGGCCCAGAAGGTCCGGCAGATGGAGTCGCGGATCGCCCGGCTCGAGGAGGTCGAGGAGCCGCGCAAGGAGTGGGTGCTCCAGTTCGACATCGCCGCCGCCCCGCGGTCGAGCTCGGTCGTGGCCACCCTCAACGAGGCGACCCGCACGCTCGGCGACTTCACGCTCGGACCGGTCTCGGTGCAGGTCTCGGCCGGCGACCGGGTCGGCATCACCGGCCCGAACGGGGCCGGCAAGACCACGCTGCTGCGGCTGCTGCTCGGCGAGGACCCGCCCGACTCCGGGTCGGCGTCCCTCGGCGCGTCGGTCGCGGTCGGCGTCATCGACCAGGCCCGCACCGGCCTGCCCGACGACGTGCCGCTCGGAACGGCGTTCGAGACCGCCGTCCCCGAGCTGACCCAGGCCGAGGTGCGCACCCTGCTGGCGAAGTTCGGGCTGCGCGCCGACCAGGTGACCAGCCTCGTCGGCCGGCTCTCCCCCGGTGAGCGCACCCGCGCCGCCATGGCGCTGCTCCAGGCCCGTGGGGTGAACCTGCTCGTGCTCGACGAGCCGACCAACCACCTCGACCTGCCCGCGATCGAGCAGCTCGAGCAGGCCCTCGACTCCTACGACGGCTCGCTGTTGCTCGTCTCCCACGACCGGCGGCTGCTCCAGAACGTCCGGCTCGACCAGCGCTGGCAGGTGACCGCGGGCCGGGTCACCGGCTCCTAG
- a CDS encoding MFS transporter — protein MYVSLRDRPAPTGGDVDSVVARRRGRQARRARRGRVAPVVVTLGVVSLLTDISSESVAAVLPLYLTAVVGLSPAAYGVVDSLYQGVGALVRVAGGWAADRGGHPKWVALAGYGISCVARLALLVSAGLATVATVIAVDRVGKGIRTAPRDAMISAASAPEDLGHAFGVHRALDTTGAVLGPLIAFALLWWIPDGYTVVLVVSAGFAVLGLALLGLLVDEPRPASQAAPPATAEPFRWRTLANPRLRRLLLVTGGLGLLTVGDGFVYLALLDRGEFAAHWFPLLYVGTNVAYLALAVPLGQLADRVGRARVVVLGHAALVGGYACAAVPLPGAHATIAALVLLGTFYAATDGVLAALAGRLVPDSMRASGIASAQTTVAVARMLSSTLFGLLWFALGPGVALIAVGAVLVVALPVALVMLRGLDEAGDGCAA, from the coding sequence GTGTACGTCTCCCTCCGTGACCGCCCGGCGCCGACCGGCGGCGACGTCGACAGCGTGGTGGCACGTCGCCGGGGCCGCCAGGCCCGGCGGGCCCGCCGGGGCCGGGTGGCTCCCGTCGTGGTCACCCTCGGCGTCGTCAGCCTGCTCACCGACATCTCCTCGGAGTCGGTCGCGGCGGTCCTGCCGCTCTACCTGACGGCGGTCGTGGGGCTCTCCCCCGCGGCGTACGGCGTGGTCGACAGCCTCTACCAGGGGGTCGGCGCGCTGGTGCGGGTCGCCGGGGGCTGGGCAGCCGACCGGGGCGGGCACCCCAAGTGGGTGGCCCTCGCCGGGTACGGGATCTCGTGCGTCGCCCGCCTGGCGCTGCTCGTCAGCGCCGGCCTGGCCACCGTCGCCACCGTCATCGCGGTCGACCGTGTCGGCAAGGGGATCCGCACCGCCCCGCGCGACGCGATGATCTCGGCGGCCTCGGCGCCCGAGGACCTCGGCCACGCCTTCGGGGTGCACCGCGCCCTCGACACCACCGGCGCCGTGCTCGGGCCGCTGATCGCCTTCGCCCTGCTGTGGTGGATCCCCGACGGCTACACCGTGGTGCTCGTCGTCTCGGCCGGGTTCGCCGTCCTCGGCCTGGCCCTGCTGGGCCTCCTCGTGGACGAGCCGCGGCCCGCCTCGCAGGCCGCTCCCCCCGCGACGGCGGAGCCGTTCCGCTGGCGGACGCTGGCCAACCCGCGACTGCGCCGGCTGCTGCTCGTGACCGGCGGGCTCGGACTGCTCACCGTCGGCGACGGGTTCGTCTACCTCGCGCTGCTCGACCGCGGCGAGTTCGCCGCGCACTGGTTCCCGCTGCTCTACGTCGGCACCAACGTCGCCTACCTGGCCCTGGCGGTACCACTGGGGCAGCTGGCCGACCGGGTGGGTCGCGCGCGGGTCGTCGTCCTCGGCCACGCCGCGCTGGTCGGTGGCTATGCCTGCGCCGCCGTCCCCCTGCCCGGGGCACACGCGACGATCGCGGCCCTGGTGCTGCTCGGGACCTTCTACGCCGCCACGGACGGCGTGCTGGCCGCGCTCGCCGGCCGGTTGGTGCCGGACTCGATGCGCGCCAGCGGCATCGCGTCGGCGCAGACCACGGTGGCTGTCGCCCGGATGCTGTCGTCGACGCTCTTCGGGCTGCTGTGGTTCGCGCTCGGTCCCGGCGTCGCCCTGATCGCGGTCGGCGCCGTGCTGGTCGTCGCGCTGCCGGTCGCCCTGGTGATGCTGCGGGGCCTCGACGAGGCCGGCGACGGGTGCGCGGCGTGA
- a CDS encoding TolB-like translocation protein: MSARVRAAVFVAVLAVVVLGVGGFVLTQAATQEERFSAPLAVPTTPLADVADVPRLVFRHTGVDDHYGLVAVVPLDDPGGPRAFTDVACDRVAASAGPTPVVSCLRAERGLVPRFDQVLLDPAWQETEQRPLRGIPSRTRLSPDGSLVSSTSFVSGHSYLQAGFSTVTEIHEVGGDSLGNLERFDLVVDGSTTTARDRNIWGVTFMDADTFYATAATGGRTYLVRGDLGARTLTAVRENAECPSLSPGGGQVAYKVAGARGRPDSHWTIGVLDLATGTERLLTQQRTSVDDQVEWLDDDTLLYGLPRPDEAGVTDVWSSDVDPDAEPRLLVADAWSPTVVRA; the protein is encoded by the coding sequence GTGAGCGCCCGGGTCCGGGCCGCGGTCTTCGTGGCCGTCCTCGCCGTGGTCGTGCTGGGCGTCGGCGGCTTCGTCCTCACCCAGGCCGCGACCCAGGAGGAGCGGTTCTCCGCACCGCTGGCCGTGCCGACCACCCCGCTGGCCGACGTCGCCGACGTGCCGCGCCTGGTCTTCCGCCACACCGGCGTGGACGACCACTACGGGCTCGTGGCGGTCGTGCCGCTCGACGACCCCGGCGGGCCGCGCGCGTTCACCGACGTCGCGTGCGACCGCGTCGCCGCGAGCGCGGGCCCGACACCGGTGGTGTCGTGCCTGCGCGCCGAGCGCGGCCTGGTGCCGCGCTTCGACCAGGTGCTGCTCGACCCCGCCTGGCAGGAGACCGAGCAGCGCCCGTTGCGGGGCATCCCGAGCCGCACCCGGCTCTCGCCGGACGGCTCGCTCGTGTCGTCGACCAGCTTCGTCTCCGGCCACTCCTACCTGCAGGCCGGCTTCTCGACCGTGACCGAGATCCACGAGGTCGGCGGCGACAGCCTCGGCAACCTCGAGCGCTTCGACCTGGTCGTCGACGGTTCGACGACCACCGCCCGCGACCGCAACATCTGGGGAGTCACCTTCATGGACGCCGACACGTTCTACGCGACCGCCGCGACCGGGGGCCGCACCTACCTGGTCCGGGGCGACCTCGGTGCGCGCACCCTCACCGCCGTCCGCGAGAACGCCGAGTGTCCCTCGCTCTCGCCGGGCGGCGGCCAGGTGGCCTACAAGGTCGCCGGCGCCCGGGGCCGGCCCGACTCCCACTGGACGATCGGGGTGCTCGACCTCGCTACGGGCACGGAGCGCCTGCTCACGCAGCAGCGCACGAGCGTCGACGACCAGGTCGAGTGGCTCGACGACGACACGCTGCTCTACGGGCTCCCACGACCAGACGAGGCCGGGGTGACCGACGTCTGGTCGAGCGACGTCGACCCCGACGCCGAACCGCGGCTGCTCGTGGCCGATGCCTGGTCCCCGACGGTGGTGCGGGCGTGA